One region of Olleya sp. Hel_I_94 genomic DNA includes:
- the rplJ gene encoding 50S ribosomal protein L10, translated as MTREEKSQVIKDLTVQLAENSNIYIADISGLNAGTTSDLRRACFKANIKLAVVKNTLLEKAMEASDRDFGDLPSILKGNTSVMYSETGNAPAKVIKTFRKKSDKPLLKGAFIEEAVYLGDNQLDMLVDIKSREELIGDIVGLLQSPAKNVISALKSSGGTLSGILKTLSQKEG; from the coding sequence ATGACTAGAGAAGAAAAATCACAAGTAATTAAAGACTTAACTGTACAATTAGCCGAAAATTCAAATATCTATATAGCAGATATTTCTGGTTTAAACGCAGGTACTACTTCTGACTTACGTCGCGCTTGTTTCAAAGCAAACATTAAGTTAGCAGTTGTTAAAAATACATTACTTGAAAAAGCGATGGAAGCTTCAGATAGAGATTTTGGAGATTTACCATCAATACTAAAAGGAAATACATCTGTGATGTATTCTGAAACTGGTAACGCTCCAGCTAAGGTAATAAAGACTTTTAGAAAAAAATCTGATAAGCCTTTATTAAAAGGTGCTTTTATTGAAGAAGCAGTTTACTTAGGAGACAATCAGTTAGATATGTTAGTAGACATTAAGTCTAGAGAAGAGTTAATTGGTGATATAGTAGGATTACTACAGTCTCCAGCTAAGAATGTTATTTCGGCTCTTAAATCTAGCGGTGGGACACTTTCAGGTATCTTAAAAACATTATCTCAGAAAGAGGGATAA
- the rplL gene encoding 50S ribosomal protein L7/L12 produces MADLKDFAEQLVNLTVKEVNELATILKDEYGIEPAAAAVAVAAGPAAGGDAAEAQTEFDVVLKAAGASKLAVVKLVKELTGLGLKEAKELVDSAPSNIKEGVSKDEAEGLKTSLEEAGAEVELK; encoded by the coding sequence ATGGCAGATTTAAAAGATTTCGCAGAACAATTAGTTAACCTTACTGTAAAAGAAGTAAATGAGTTAGCTACTATTTTAAAAGATGAATATGGTATCGAACCTGCTGCTGCTGCAGTAGCTGTTGCAGCTGGTCCAGCTGCAGGAGGTGATGCTGCTGAGGCTCAAACTGAATTCGATGTAGTTCTTAAAGCTGCTGGAGCATCTAAGCTTGCAGTTGTAAAATTAGTTAAAGAATTAACTGGTTTAGGATTAAAAGAAGCTAAAGAATTAGTTGATAGCGCACCAAGCAACATCAAAGAAGGAGTTTCTAAAGATGAAGCTGAAGGTTTAAAAACTTCTTTAGAAGAAGCAGGAGCTGAGGTTGAGCTTAAGTAA
- the rplA gene encoding 50S ribosomal protein L1 yields the protein MARLTRKQKEAVAKIEKDKVYSIKEASVLIKDITNTKFDASVDLAIRLGVDPRKANQMVRGVVSLPHGTGKDTKVLALVTPDKEAEAKEAGADYVGLDEYLDKIKSGWTDVDVIITMPSVMGKLGPLGRVLGPRGLMPNPKTGTVTMDVAKAVTEVKAGKIDFKVDKTGIVHASIGKASFTADKIEDNANELLTTILKLKPTAAKGVYVKSIFMSSTMSPSIAVDTKIG from the coding sequence ATGGCAAGATTAACAAGAAAACAAAAAGAAGCTGTAGCTAAAATTGAAAAGGATAAAGTATATTCTATCAAGGAAGCTTCAGTATTAATAAAAGATATTACTAACACTAAATTCGACGCATCTGTAGATTTAGCAATACGTTTAGGTGTAGATCCTCGTAAAGCTAATCAAATGGTTAGAGGTGTTGTTTCTCTTCCTCACGGAACTGGTAAAGATACTAAAGTATTAGCTTTAGTAACACCAGACAAAGAGGCTGAAGCTAAAGAAGCTGGTGCTGATTATGTTGGTTTAGACGAGTACCTTGATAAAATCAAGAGTGGTTGGACTGACGTTGACGTAATTATTACTATGCCTAGTGTTATGGGTAAATTAGGTCCTTTAGGACGTGTATTAGGTCCTCGTGGTTTAATGCCTAACCCTAAGACTGGAACGGTAACAATGGATGTTGCAAAAGCTGTAACAGAAGTGAAAGCTGGTAAAATTGATTTTAAAGTTGATAAAACTGGTATCGTTCATGCTTCAATTGGAAAAGCTTCATTTACTGCTGATAAGATTGAAGACAATGCAAACGAATTATTAACAACAATATTAAAACTTAAACCAACTGCTGCAAAAGGAGTTTATGTAAAGAGCATTTTTATGTCTTCTACCATGAGTCCTAGTATTGCTGTGGATACTAAAATAGGTTAA